Within Verrucomicrobiia bacterium, the genomic segment TCCGACACACTCATTGCTTCGATAATTGCCAAGCGCCCGCCATAGCCGGAGTTCTTGCAACGCTCGCACCCCCGGCCGCGGTAAAGAGTGGTGCCGTCAAAGATGCTCGGATCGATGAGCAGGTCCTGGTACATCTTGGTCGGGTAGGTGACTGGCTCTTTGCAATGCGAGCAGATTCTGCGCATGAGCCGCTGGGCGCAGGCCAGGATGACCGAAGAAGAAATCAGGAATGGCGCGATGCCCATATCATCCAGGCGCGCGATGGCGCCGGGGGCGTCATTACAGTGCATCGTGCTGAGGACCTGGTGGCCTGTCAGCGCTGCCTCGACGGCGATTTCCGCCGTCTCGGTATCGCGGATTTCACCGATCATGATGATGTCCGGGTCCTGGCGCAAGATCGAGCGCAACGCGTTGGCAAAGGTGAGCCCAATTTCCTTTTTGACTGGCACCTGGTTGATGCCGGCGAGCTGGAATTCGACCGGGTCCTCGACCGTGATGATGTTGTAGATCGGGTTATTGAGCTCATTGAGGGCCGAGTAGAGAGTCGTGGTTTTGCCGGAGCCAGTGGGGCCGGTCACCAGGATCAACCCGTGCGGCGCGTCCACGGCCGCCTTGAACTGGGCGAAGGTGTCGGAATCCAGGCCGAGCTTGTCAATGCTGGCTGAGAGGTTGGATTTATCGAGCAACCGCAGCACGATCTTCTCGCCATGTACAGTTGGCATGATCGAGACGCGCAAATCATAATCTTTGCCCCCAACCCGAATCCGCATGCGCCCGTCCTGGGGGAGCCGGCGCTCGGCGATATCGAGGCTGCTCATGATCTTGAAACGGGAGGCCAGCGCTAATTGCATTGTCTTGGGCGGCGCCGTGGCATCCATCAGTACACCGTCAATGCGGTACCTCAAGCGCAGGCCCTTCTCGAAGGGCTCGATATGGATGTCGCTGGCGCGGTCTTTGACCGCTTGGACCAGAATGAGGTTGGCCAGTTTGATGACGGGGGCCTCTTCGCTCGATGCGGCCAACTGGTCCAGGTTTACTTCCTCGGCGACGCCCACGTTG encodes:
- a CDS encoding ATPase, T2SS/T4P/T4SS family, which gives rise to MPPVKTFGERIADVLVEDGLLSAQQVEELLEQQKKEGTRLLKLLLEKAYVSEQDMAISMGRVLNVPPINLARISIPHEIAELLPREVAYNYKVVPVSRLDGKVFLAMADPLNVLAIDDVRRITKLEVGPLIASEKAILDKLNGIDATKSGSMEDIIKESVQNAEKEEEDEKIEVSSNVGVAEEVNLDQLAASSEEAPVIKLANLILVQAVKDRASDIHIEPFEKGLRLRYRIDGVLMDATAPPKTMQLALASRFKIMSSLDIAERRLPQDGRMRIRVGGKDYDLRVSIMPTVHGEKIVLRLLDKSNLSASIDKLGLDSDTFAQFKAAVDAPHGLILVTGPTGSGKTTTLYSALNELNNPIYNIITVEDPVEFQLAGINQVPVKKEIGLTFANALRSILRQDPDIIMIGEIRDTETAEIAVEAALTGHQVLSTMHCNDAPGAIARLDDMGIAPFLISSSVILACAQRLMRRICSHCKEPVTYPTKMYQDLLIDPSIFDGTTLYRGRGCERCKNSGYGGRLAIIEAMSVSDDIRKLIIARANSRELGKVAIGQGMRTLRMVALDRARDGVSTLEQVLVLTSSH